The following are encoded together in the Sulfurirhabdus autotrophica genome:
- a CDS encoding putative baseplate assembly protein → MLSKLRYRVGTHGSFFETMQARLSGQEYSELAALKTREKNDASIALLDAWSMVGDVLTFYQERIANEGYLRTATERRSVLELARLVGYALRPGVASSVYLAYSMARDSDPVTIPKGARANSIPVGADEQMQAFETIEPILARWEWNVLKPRLERPQLFLGKDTQSLNDVYLAGIATGLKPNDRLLLVMDAVAAAIAPFRVLEVNPMPAANPITGKDRTRVSIVPLMPTQIFALESGQILARTKNIATEFSNLEKFKVTADSEMARYVQALMSEMIDAIKAGSSGQQLLAEMHKNFLPRLREQQKIAKEGGYNRLEPWISAFIMELESKVVPFARAKAMAVPSAASTGTSDTLGNIVLPGTQLGSMLVDLGKAPSLPPPNATNLARNVSRSFAPSSDTLPRLIASLVPSAASTLYAAWNNVAVAPVDPSEVYALRLKVAPFGYNAPLKAIVDEDGRVIGQEEWPLDGSVATSIQFIRVSNTLHVSGQRGSERYTWLLQLKGNDFKQTIQWAQFTEVVVSAKFVDLGNTVFISMSVEFTALTTHNTAIELSTDQLALTVGNNKFDMQRDQRIQEDTDTDRLSIDWITSRRLDSDVVTVNAASLQPPPLNVVPLDTAYEQIIPGSWVLIERADQNTSLVTRVIQVQTIAKADYGLTGKSTLLTLQDNWLTANDVLLSVFRATAVHVLSEGLALADEPISDPICGVEIELDGLYDGLDAGRWLIIAGERSDILDANGEVVPGVQAVERVMLSAVRQDVSQSRSFDGDISIPRPGDTTHTFIQLSAQIAYCYKRDTVRIYGNVAKATHGETRQETLGAGDATLSLQQFTLKQSPLTYTSAATTSGIASTLQVRVNDVEWHEVDSLAAIGPNDRNFITSTDDAGKTTVVFGNGVHGSRLPSGQESIKAVFRNGIGKPGNVKAGQIALLNTRPLGVIEVNNPIRSSGGADKEPRDQARKNIPLALMALDRLVSTPDYADFSRTFGGVGKATSARLTNGRQERVHVTIAGVDDIPIDETSDLYRNLFDALHRFGDQYLPITLAVRERLALVISANIRVHPDYQWETLEPKVRGALIDAFSFNNVDLGQDLLLADAIKTIQAVPGVVYVDVDVFDTISEATILAGFTIPTASGLTLKDRIFIEVARFDQGVLLPAQVAYLSPEVPDTLILQEIKQ, encoded by the coding sequence ATGTTAAGCAAATTACGCTATCGCGTGGGTACCCATGGGTCATTTTTCGAAACCATGCAGGCCCGCCTTTCCGGTCAGGAATATTCCGAACTGGCGGCGCTTAAAACCCGCGAGAAAAACGACGCATCCATAGCACTGCTGGATGCCTGGTCCATGGTAGGCGATGTGCTGACTTTTTACCAGGAGCGTATCGCCAATGAAGGCTATCTGCGTACCGCCACTGAGAGGCGTTCAGTACTGGAACTTGCGCGGCTTGTTGGCTACGCATTGCGGCCGGGTGTCGCATCCAGCGTTTATCTTGCCTATTCCATGGCAAGGGATTCGGACCCAGTGACGATTCCCAAAGGCGCGCGCGCCAACAGCATTCCTGTTGGTGCCGACGAGCAGATGCAAGCATTCGAGACCATCGAACCGATTCTTGCACGGTGGGAGTGGAACGTGCTGAAGCCACGGTTGGAACGTCCGCAGCTTTTCTTGGGAAAGGACACCCAAAGCCTGAATGACGTCTACCTGGCTGGTATCGCTACCGGGCTCAAACCAAATGACCGACTCTTGCTGGTAATGGATGCTGTCGCCGCAGCGATCGCGCCATTCCGCGTGCTTGAGGTGAATCCGATGCCTGCGGCGAATCCGATCACCGGCAAGGATCGCACCCGCGTTTCGATTGTACCGCTCATGCCGACTCAAATATTCGCGTTGGAATCGGGCCAGATTCTGGCACGTACGAAAAATATCGCCACTGAGTTTTCAAACCTTGAAAAGTTCAAAGTGACGGCCGATAGCGAGATGGCGCGCTATGTGCAGGCGCTGATGAGCGAAATGATTGATGCGATAAAAGCAGGGAGTTCCGGGCAGCAGTTACTGGCGGAAATGCATAAAAATTTTCTGCCTCGGCTACGCGAGCAACAGAAAATTGCGAAGGAGGGAGGGTATAACCGGCTTGAACCTTGGATTAGCGCTTTCATAATGGAACTAGAGAGTAAAGTCGTACCATTCGCCAGAGCCAAGGCAATGGCAGTGCCTTCAGCAGCAAGTACGGGCACATCTGATACTCTAGGAAATATCGTTTTACCCGGCACGCAGTTAGGGAGCATGCTTGTAGATCTAGGCAAAGCGCCCTCATTACCGCCTCCAAACGCTACGAACCTGGCGCGCAACGTGAGTCGATCCTTCGCTCCCAGCAGCGATACCCTGCCGCGCTTGATTGCCAGTCTAGTACCGTCGGCCGCGTCAACGCTATATGCTGCCTGGAACAACGTCGCTGTTGCCCCTGTCGATCCTAGCGAAGTCTATGCGCTGCGTCTCAAAGTGGCACCTTTTGGCTACAATGCTCCATTGAAAGCCATAGTGGATGAAGACGGTCGCGTGATTGGGCAGGAAGAATGGCCCCTTGACGGTTCAGTGGCTACCAGCATTCAGTTCATAAGGGTGTCGAATACCTTGCATGTGTCCGGCCAACGTGGTTCCGAGCGTTATACATGGTTATTACAGCTTAAGGGGAATGATTTTAAGCAAACCATTCAATGGGCCCAATTCACAGAGGTTGTAGTTAGCGCCAAGTTTGTAGACCTGGGGAATACTGTTTTCATTAGCATGTCTGTCGAATTTACGGCCCTTACAACGCATAATACGGCTATCGAGCTTAGCACAGACCAGCTTGCATTGACTGTTGGAAATAACAAGTTTGACATGCAACGCGATCAACGCATCCAGGAAGACACGGACACAGATCGACTTTCCATCGACTGGATCACCAGCCGACGATTGGACAGTGATGTTGTAACCGTCAACGCCGCTTCGCTGCAGCCGCCGCCACTTAACGTTGTCCCGCTGGATACTGCCTACGAACAGATCATACCGGGTAGTTGGGTGCTGATCGAGCGAGCAGACCAAAACACTTCGCTAGTTACACGTGTTATCCAGGTCCAGACCATTGCGAAGGCAGATTATGGTCTGACGGGCAAGTCCACTTTACTGACGTTGCAGGATAACTGGCTTACTGCCAACGATGTGCTGCTCTCGGTGTTCCGCGCCACTGCTGTCCATGTGCTGAGTGAAGGATTGGCATTGGCTGACGAACCCATCAGCGACCCCATCTGCGGAGTGGAGATCGAGCTGGATGGACTCTACGATGGGTTGGATGCAGGGCGCTGGCTTATTATTGCAGGTGAACGCAGTGACATTCTGGATGCTAACGGCGAAGTAGTGCCTGGCGTGCAGGCCGTGGAGAGGGTCATGCTGTCCGCAGTGCGGCAGGATGTGAGCCAATCTCGTAGTTTTGATGGAGATATTTCTATCCCCAGGCCTGGCGACACGACGCATACGTTTATCCAGTTGTCTGCACAGATTGCCTATTGCTACAAGCGCGACACGGTGCGCATATATGGGAATGTGGCTAAAGCCACGCACGGAGAGACCCGTCAGGAAACACTGGGTGCAGGTGATGCGACACTTTCGTTGCAGCAGTTCACGTTGAAGCAATCGCCTTTGACTTACACCTCTGCAGCTACCACCTCCGGTATTGCTAGCACGCTTCAGGTGCGTGTAAATGATGTGGAGTGGCACGAAGTGGATAGCCTTGCCGCCATCGGCCCAAATGACCGTAATTTCATCACCAGCACCGACGACGCGGGAAAGACCACCGTCGTGTTTGGCAATGGTGTACATGGTTCGAGGTTGCCTTCGGGACAAGAGTCTATCAAAGCTGTTTTCCGAAATGGTATCGGTAAGCCCGGCAACGTTAAGGCTGGACAGATCGCGTTGCTCAATACGCGACCCCTGGGCGTAATCGAGGTGAACAACCCCATCCGTTCATCCGGCGGTGCAGACAAAGAACCGCGTGATCAGGCACGCAAAAATATTCCCCTCGCGCTCATGGCGCTCGACCGTCTGGTATCAACACCAGACTATGCCGACTTTTCCCGCACATTCGGCGGTGTTGGTAAAGCCACGTCCGCACGCCTTACCAATGGCCGGCAGGAGCGTGTGCACGTCACCATTGCCGGGGTGGACGATATTCCCATCGATGAAACCTCGGACCTCTATCGTAACCTGTTCGACGCCCTGCATCGCTTTGGCGATCAATATCTGCCCATCACGCTTGCAGTACGGGAGCGGCTGGCGCTGGTGATCAGCGCAAATATACGCGTCCATCCTGACTATCAATGGGAGACGCTGGAGCCCAAGGTGCGCGGCGCGTTAATCGATGCCTTCAGTTTCAATAATGTTGATCTCGGGCAGGACCTGTTACTGGCCGATGCAATCAAAACTATCCAGGCAGTGCCTGGTGTCGTTTATGTGGATGTGGACGTATTTGACACCATTTCAGAAGCAACTATTCTTGCAGGTTTCACTATCCCTACGGCAAGCGGACTCACGCTGAAAGACCGTATCTTCATCGAGGTCGCCCGGTTCGACCAGGGGGTGCTGCTGCCGGCGCAAGTTGCTTATCTCTCACCCGAAGTGCCCGACACGCTGATTTTGCAGGAGATCAAGCAATGA
- a CDS encoding glucokinase, protein MTVQHSNQAGKLILAGDIGGTKTLLLVAEVTGNQVRVVHEQRFSSAAYSSIVPMVQELMQALSSVENPQRKIDSACFGVAGPINGRFAKLTNLTWSLDADEIAKACEFTNVKLINDFEAVGYGIEALDVHDFVTLQQGHLEAQGPRVVLGAGTGLGVCFLTLCGDHYQVFPSEGGHVDFAPADELESTLLRYLRNIFGHVSYERILSGSGLVAIYEFLLQNNVSQPPLELKQAMQAGDAAAAIAAFALSGKDPLASEALDLFVKIYGAQAGNLALTLLTKGGVYVAGGIAPKIIDRIKSGGFMQTFLDKGRYKQMLSNIPVNVIVNEKVGLLGAALVASRL, encoded by the coding sequence ATGACAGTACAACACTCTAATCAAGCTGGTAAATTAATTCTGGCCGGTGATATCGGCGGTACTAAAACGTTACTTTTGGTGGCGGAAGTCACAGGTAATCAGGTTCGTGTGGTGCATGAGCAACGGTTTAGTAGTGCAGCTTATTCTAGTATTGTTCCCATGGTGCAGGAGCTAATGCAAGCTCTTTCTTCAGTAGAAAATCCCCAACGAAAAATTGACTCAGCTTGTTTTGGTGTGGCTGGCCCGATCAATGGTCGCTTTGCCAAATTAACCAATCTAACCTGGTCTCTGGATGCGGATGAGATCGCTAAAGCCTGTGAGTTTACTAATGTAAAGTTGATCAATGACTTTGAAGCGGTTGGTTATGGCATTGAAGCATTGGATGTGCATGATTTTGTAACGCTTCAACAAGGACATCTGGAAGCCCAAGGGCCGCGTGTTGTACTTGGGGCAGGCACAGGTTTGGGAGTGTGTTTTTTAACCTTGTGCGGTGATCACTATCAGGTTTTTCCTTCAGAAGGCGGTCACGTGGATTTTGCGCCAGCTGATGAACTTGAGTCCACCTTGTTACGCTATTTGCGCAATATTTTCGGACATGTTTCCTATGAGCGTATTTTGTCAGGCTCGGGTTTGGTGGCTATTTATGAATTTTTACTTCAAAACAATGTGAGCCAGCCACCACTTGAGTTGAAACAGGCCATGCAAGCAGGTGATGCAGCCGCTGCGATTGCTGCGTTTGCACTCTCAGGAAAGGACCCGCTGGCATCTGAAGCTTTGGATCTGTTTGTGAAGATTTATGGTGCTCAGGCCGGAAATTTGGCGTTGACACTGTTGACGAAAGGCGGCGTCTACGTAGCGGGCGGTATTGCGCCAAAGATTATTGACAGGATAAAGTCAGGCGGTTTTATGCAGACATTTCTGGATAAAGGACGCTATAAGCAAATGCTTTCCAATATACCAGTGAATGTGATTGTGAATGAAAAAGTGGGATTGCTGGGTGCCGCTTTGGTGGCGAGTCGTTTATAA
- the moaA gene encoding GTP 3',8-cyclase MoaA — MTINNKDLIDRFGRRIEYLRLSVTDRCDLRCTYCMPEGFTDFEEPEHWLTFDEIERLVSIFAKLGLKRLRLTGGEPLLRRNLTELTSRLSSLPGIEDLSLSTNATQLNKHAVALKESGVTRLNISLDSLRPERVEQISGRPVLDKVIKGIMAGKDAGFSPIKINMVAMKGTNDDEIDDMVAFCIEHGFTLRMIEAMPMGDTGRNTQFLDLQPIKQRLQERFGLIDGVFPGGGPARYLKSPDGKFSIGFITPISQHFCETCNRVRLSVDGTLYMCLGQEEKFDFRTLLRGGASDQEITEAILTAINLKPEKHEFREQPQKLVRFMSMTGG; from the coding sequence ATGACTATTAACAACAAAGATCTGATAGACCGCTTTGGAAGACGCATTGAATACCTGCGTTTATCAGTGACGGATCGTTGTGATCTGCGCTGCACTTATTGCATGCCGGAAGGTTTTACTGACTTTGAAGAACCTGAACATTGGCTGACTTTTGACGAAATTGAGAGACTGGTATCTATATTTGCCAAACTCGGTTTGAAACGTCTCCGTCTTACAGGTGGCGAACCCCTGCTTCGACGTAATCTGACAGAACTGACTAGCCGTTTGAGCTCCCTGCCTGGCATTGAAGATCTCTCTCTGAGTACCAACGCTACACAACTAAATAAACATGCTGTCGCCCTGAAGGAATCCGGAGTAACCCGCCTTAATATCAGCCTGGATTCTTTGCGCCCCGAACGAGTTGAACAAATCAGCGGACGTCCGGTACTGGATAAAGTGATCAAAGGGATAATGGCGGGCAAGGATGCAGGATTTTCGCCCATCAAGATCAACATGGTGGCAATGAAAGGCACTAACGACGATGAAATAGACGACATGGTGGCGTTTTGCATCGAGCATGGTTTTACCCTGCGCATGATCGAAGCCATGCCGATGGGTGATACAGGACGTAACACGCAGTTTCTGGATTTGCAGCCCATTAAACAGCGCTTGCAAGAACGCTTTGGTTTGATTGACGGGGTATTCCCCGGCGGCGGGCCAGCACGCTACCTGAAATCTCCTGATGGAAAATTCAGCATTGGATTCATTACGCCCATTTCCCAACACTTCTGTGAAACTTGCAACCGGGTGAGACTATCAGTCGATGGCACGCTATATATGTGCCTGGGTCAGGAAGAAAAATTTGATTTCCGGACATTACTGCGTGGTGGAGCAAGTGATCAGGAAATTACAGAAGCCATTCTTACTGCGATTAATTTAAAACCGGAAAAACATGAATTCCGTGAACAACCTCAGAAACTGGTGCGTTTCATGTCCATGACGGGCGGCTAA
- a CDS encoding DUF6519 domain-containing protein, translating to MKGDFTRDTFDAAKHFSRVLMQQGRVQVDADWNEQTSILLHYLHTLAKDILGPYAGPANAMGFDLITKDNIAKIDAMEPDPVRREALRKKVEEGDAAIGTGRYYVQGVLVENLQAILYTEQTGYLYFPEEIKLENLKNKALLAYLDVWERHITYVEDDHIREVALGGPDTCTRAQVVWQVKALLRPENFDQAFDCQSLDTLLSRQLPKLRARALQEKPVTDLCVISPESRYRGAENQLYRVEVHRGGFATDNPATSATFKWSRENGSVTFPILTLSDTTATLENLGRDNCLGLKQGDWVEAIDDNVVMGGQSGPLAQVESVDRDTLTVTLKWAVSHGPTYVETDSLTSHPLLRRWDHQGDPDLGGALEINDQDNSNAGLGIGWINLEDGVQIWFSKEGGEYRTGDYWLIPARVATGDVEWPKEPGANSLPVAIEPHGPRHYYAPLFLELGEGQPGRDCRCEINSLQCIPSS from the coding sequence ATGAAAGGCGATTTCACGCGCGATACCTTTGATGCTGCCAAGCACTTCAGTCGTGTGCTCATGCAACAGGGCAGAGTCCAGGTAGATGCTGACTGGAACGAGCAGACTTCTATACTGCTGCACTATCTTCACACGCTGGCAAAAGACATTCTGGGGCCCTATGCCGGGCCGGCAAATGCCATGGGCTTCGACCTCATTACCAAAGACAATATTGCTAAAATAGATGCCATGGAACCGGATCCTGTCCGGCGCGAAGCCCTGAGAAAAAAGGTGGAAGAAGGGGATGCAGCAATCGGCACGGGCCGATATTACGTGCAGGGTGTGTTGGTAGAGAACCTCCAGGCCATTCTTTACACAGAGCAAACAGGCTACCTGTACTTTCCTGAAGAGATCAAATTAGAAAATCTCAAGAACAAAGCTTTGCTCGCTTACCTTGATGTGTGGGAAAGACACATTACCTACGTCGAGGACGACCATATTCGTGAAGTAGCCTTGGGTGGGCCAGACACGTGCACACGTGCTCAGGTTGTGTGGCAGGTAAAAGCCCTGCTGCGGCCCGAAAACTTCGATCAGGCCTTCGATTGCCAATCACTGGATACACTGCTCTCACGCCAACTTCCAAAGCTTAGGGCACGCGCCCTCCAGGAAAAACCCGTTACAGATTTGTGCGTGATATCTCCCGAATCACGCTACCGCGGTGCCGAAAATCAGCTTTATCGCGTAGAAGTGCATCGTGGAGGTTTTGCTACCGATAACCCTGCCACCTCAGCGACATTCAAATGGTCGCGAGAAAATGGCTCAGTGACATTCCCGATTCTTACGCTCTCCGATACCACAGCAACTCTTGAAAACCTGGGCCGGGATAACTGCCTTGGGCTCAAACAGGGAGACTGGGTAGAAGCCATTGACGATAATGTGGTCATGGGTGGTCAGTCGGGACCCCTTGCTCAAGTGGAGTCTGTCGATCGGGATACGCTTACCGTTACCCTTAAATGGGCTGTGTCACACGGGCCGACCTATGTCGAGACAGACAGCTTAACCAGCCACCCGTTGCTCCGCCGCTGGGATCATCAAGGCGACCCGGATTTGGGTGGTGCGTTGGAGATCAACGATCAGGATAACAGCAACGCAGGACTCGGTATTGGCTGGATTAATCTGGAAGATGGGGTACAGATCTGGTTTAGTAAAGAAGGAGGGGAATACCGCACAGGAGACTACTGGCTCATACCTGCTCGCGTTGCCACTGGTGATGTCGAGTGGCCGAAAGAACCAGGTGCAAATAGCTTGCCGGTAGCCATTGAACCACATGGGCCGCGGCATTACTACGCGCCACTGTTTCTGGAACTTGGCGAAGGCCAGCCAGGGCGGGATTGCCGCTGCGAAATTAATTCGCTTCAGTGTATTCCCTCTTCTTAA